A genomic stretch from Limanda limanda chromosome 11, fLimLim1.1, whole genome shotgun sequence includes:
- the prune gene encoding exopolyphosphatase PRUNE1: MEEFLSSSRRAVQVDSEQPGPGFHVVLGNEACDVDSVVSALAYAYFLSKTSPSDLLALPVMNIREAELLLRSDVVFLLRQSGLSQDVLTFRDQLDLRALHRDGRLRLTLVDHNVLPSSDSDLEGAVVEVIDHHLLEREPSASCPVVVETVGSCATLITERIVQKAPQILDQQLAQLLYAAVVLDCVNMAPAAGKVTPKDSQYAAMLENGFPTLPPRGALFQALQNAKFDVSGLNTEQMLLKDMKAVSGSLNVAISVLYIPLEEFLQRAELEAELSGFCQRLRFDLLLLMTISFTEREEPIRELALFSHSCTCRHQMSQYLEQARNPALNLCPISSPHPHITAYQQGNTWASRKKVLPIVKGFLKELDGDGCLGNVEEEESRFPPTPMNSLVEGCPLDDGLPHISTQDLVDKVSKMADRGGN; encoded by the exons ATGGAGGAGTTTCTGTCGAGCAGTCGCCGAGCCgtgcag gtggacTCAGAGCAGCCCGGGCCCGGGTTCCACGTGGTTCTGGGGAATGAGGCGTGTGATGTGGACTCCGTGGTGTCCGCCCTGGCCTACGCCTACTTCCTGTCCAAG acTTCGCCCAGTGACCTGCTCGCTCTCCCTGTGATGAACATCCGGGAGGCGGAGCTTCTGCTGCGCTCAGACGTCGTCTTCCTGCTGCGACAGAGCGGTTTGTCTCAGGACGTCCTGACGTTCCGAGACCAGCTCGACCTCCGAGCGCTGCACCGAGACGGACGCCTGCGGCTGACGCTGGTCGACCACAACGTCTTACCCag ttCAGACAGTGACCTGGAGGGGGCGGTGGTGGAGGTGATCGACCATCacctgctggagagagagcCCTCGGCCTCCTGTCCTGTTGTCGTGGAAACCGTGGGATCCTGCGCTACCTTGATAACCGAACGCATCGTCCAGAAAGCTCCGCAGATCCTGGACCAGCAACTCGCTCAGCTGCTCTACG cggcCGTGGTGTTGGACTGTGTCAACATGGCTCCTGCTGCAGGGAAGGTGACTCCTAAAGACAGTCAGTACGCCGCCATGTTGGAGAATGGTTTCCCCACTCTGCCACCGAGGGGCGCTCTCTTCCAGGCGCTGCAGAATGCCAAGTTTGACGTCTCGG GTCTGAACACTGAACAGATGTTGTTGAAGGACATGAAAGCTGTTTCAGGAAGTTTGAATGTTGCTATTTCCGTTCTCTACATCCCACTGGAG GAGTTCCTGCAGAGGGCGGAGTTGGAGGCGGAGCTCTCAGGTTTCTGTCAGAGGTTGAGATTTGATTTGCTGCTGTTGATGACCATCTCCttcactgagagagaagagccaatcagagagctcgCTTTGTTCAGCCACAGCTGCACCTGCAGGCATCAG ATGAGCCAATACCTGGAACAGGCTCGTAACCCCGCCCTCAACCTCTGTCCAATCAGCAGCCCCCACCCTCACATCACAGCCTATCAGCAAG GAAACACGTGGGCGTCTCGTAAGAAGGTCCTCCCCATCGTGAAGGGTTTCCTGAAGGAGCTGGACGGAGACGGTTGCCTGGGAAacgtggaagaggaggagtcccGGTTCCCTCCCACTCCGATGAACAGCCTGGTGGAGGGCTGTCCCCTGGACGACGGCCTGCCGCACATCAGCACTCAGGACCTGGTGGACAAGGTCAGCAAGATGGCCGACAGAGGAGGgaactga
- the myo1eb gene encoding myosin IEb: MGSKERYHWLAQNVKVSGVDDMVLLSKISEDAITENLKKRYMDDYIFTYIGAVLISVNPFKQLPYFTEREVELYQGAAQYENPPHIYALADNMYRNMMIDSENQCVIISGESGAGKTVAAKYIMSYVSKVSGGGDKVQHVKDIILQSNPLLEAFGNAKTVRNNNSSRFGKYFEIQFSRGGAPDGGKISNFLLEKSRVVSQNEGERNFHIYYQLLEGATGEQRENLGVTTPDYYSYLNQSGTYTVEDVSDKKEFCDTMAAMSVVGLSVEEQDSVLQLVAGILHLGNITFREENNYAVVESQDFLAFPSFLLGISQDGLCSKLTSKIMDSKWGGKSESISVTLNTEQACFSRDALSKALYARLFDFLVDCVNKAIQKDQEDLNIGVLDIYGFEIFQKNGFEQFSINFVNEKLQQIFIELTLKAEQEEYVQEGIKWTPIEYFNNKVVCDLIESKLNPLGIMSILDDVCATMHAKGEGADQTLLQKLQGQIGAHQHFSSWNRGFVVHHYAGKVSYDVSGFCERNRDVLFNDIIELMQSSEFPFIRGLFPENLEAEKRGRPSTASSKIKKQANTLVQTLMKCTPHYIRCIKPNETKRPRDWEDVRARHQVEYLGLRENIRVRRAGYAYRRVFKKFLQRYAILTKETWPQWKGDERQGVLHLLNCVNMDQDQFQLGKAKVFIKAPESLFLLEEMRERKYNGYARVIQKAWRKHIAVRKHVKMREEASDVLLNKKERRRNSINRNFVGDYIGTDNHPEIRQFVGRRERIDFADVVVKYDRRFRTVKRDLILTPKFLYLIGREKVKQGPDKGQIQEVLKRKIELNKIQSVSLSSLQDDFFVVHEEEYDSVLQSIFKTEFLSLLVKRFHEKTEKKLPLKFNNLLEFKVKKGGWGPFSSAGSRQIQFQAGQGDEADLKLSGKVLQVSIGPGLPKNSRPTRRDNRKSRYMGNQAPPSSQYNSASHSRGGRAPRGPTSSRGPTSSRGSLLRQQSSMEQPSLPRLQSQRRPSSHAPKQGNMGFMAVPEQGAAGLQRRRSKEVKPLPGAGRPKPAPKPKPRSPQCRALYAYDAQDTDELSFNTDDVIEILTEDPSGWWFGRLRGREGMFPGNYVEKI; the protein is encoded by the exons ATG GGCAGTAAGGAGCGCTACCATTGGCTGGCTCAGAACGTGAAGGTGAGCGGCGTGGACGACATGGTGCTTCTGTCCAAGATCAGCGAGGACGCCATCACAGAGAACCTGAAGAAGAGATACATGGACGACTACATCTTT ACCTACATCGGAGCGGTTCTGATCTCAGTGAATCCGTTCAAACAGCTTCCGTACTTCACTGAGCGGGAGGTGGAGCTGTACCAGGGAGCG GCCCAGTATGAGAACCCCCCCCACATCTACGCACTGGCTGACAACATGTACAGAAACATGATGATTGACAGCGAGAACCAGTGCGTCATCATCAG CGGTGAGAGCGGAGCTGGAAAAACTGTTGCAGCCAAATATATAATGAGCTACGTTTCCAAAgtgtctggaggaggagacaaagtACAG cATGTGAAAGACATCATCCTGCAGTCCAACCCCCTGCTGGAGGCCTTCGGTAACGCAAAGACTGTCCGCAACAACAACTCCAGCAGATTT ggTAAATACTTTGAGATCCAGTTTAGTCGGGGCGGAGCTCCTGATGGAGGAAAGATCTCCAACTTCTTGTTGGAGAAAAGTCGAGTTGTTTCACAGAATGAAGGAGAAAGAAACTTCCACATCTACTACCAG CTGTTGGAGGGGGCGACCGGGGAGCAGAGGGAGAACCTTGGGGTCACGACCCCTGACTACTACAGCTACCTCAATCAGTCAGGAACCTACACAGTGGAGGACGTCAGCGATAAGAAGGAGTTCTGCGACACTAtg GCAGCGATGTCTGttgtgggtctgtctgtggaaGAGCAGGATTCGGTTCTTCAACTCGTTGCAGGAATTCTTCATCTGGGAAACATCActttcagagaagaaaacaactaCGCTGTGGTTGAAAGTCAGGACT TCCTGGCCTTCCCGTCCTTCCTCTTggggatctctcaggacggtCTTTGCAGTAAACTGACCAGCAAGATTATGGACAGTAAGTGGGGCGGGAAGAGCGAGTCTATCTCCGTCACGCTGAACACGGAGCAGGCGTGTTTCTCCAGAGACGCTCTGTCCAAAGCTCTGTACGCCCGACTCTTCGACTTCCTTGTCGAT tgcgtTAACAAAGCCATCCAGAAGGACCAGGAGGATCTGAACATCGGAGTGCTGGACATCTACGGCTTCGAGATCTTCCAG aaaAATGGCTTTGAACAGTTCAGCATTAACTTTGTCAacgagaagctgcagcagatttTCATTGAACTCACTCTGAAGGCCGAGCAG GAGGAATACGTTCAGGAGGGAATCAAATGGACGCCCATCGAGTATTTCAACAATAAAGTGGTGTGTGACCTCATCGAGTCCAAACTG AATCCTCTTGGGATCATGAGCATCCTGGACGATGTGTGTGCCACGATGCACGCCAAAGGGGAGGGGGCGGATCAGACGCTGCTGCAGAAGCTCCAGGGACAGATCGGAGCTCACCAGCACTTCAGCAGCTGGAACCGAGGGTTCGTGGTCCACCACTACGCCGGGAAG GTGTCTTATGATGTCAGTGGATTCtgtgagaggaacagagacGTACTCTTCAATGACATCATAGAGCTGATGCAGAGCAGTGAATT tCCGTTCATCAGAGGTTTGTTCCCTGAGAACCTGGAGGCAGAGAAGAGAGGACGTCCGTCCACCGCCAGCAGCAAGATCAAG AAACAAGCCAACACTCTGGTCCAGACGCTGATGAAGTGCACGCCGCACTACATCCGCTGCATCAAGCCCAACGAGACCAAGCGTCCTCGGGACTGGGAGGACGTCCGGGCCCGCCACCAGGTGGAGTACCTGGGCCTCCGAGAGAACATCCGGGTCCGCCGGGCGGGATACGCCTACAGACGGGTCTTCAAAAAGttcctgcagag GTACGCCATCCTGACCAAAGAGACCTGGCCTCAGTGGAAGGGGGACGAGCGCCAAGGAGTCCTGCACCTCCTCAACTGTGTGAACATGGACCAGGACCAGTTCCAGCTGGGCAAGGCCAAGGTCTTCATCAAAGCTCCGGAGTCG ctcttcctgctggaggagatgagagagaggaagtacAACGGTTACGCTCGGGTCATCCAGAAGGCGTGGCGCAAACACATCGCCGTCCGCAAGCACGtgaagatgagggaggaag CGTCCGATGTCCTGCTGAACAAGAAGGAGCGTCGCAGAAACAGCATCAACAGGAACTTTGTGGGCGACTACATCGGAACCGACAACCATCCCGAGATCCGACAGTTCGTCGGCCGCCGAGAGAGGATCGACTTCGCTGACGTGGTGGTGAAATATGACCGAAGATTCAGG ACGGTGAAACGAGACCTGATCCTGACACCAAAGTTCCTGtacctgattggtcgagagaaagtgaaacaggGTCCAGATAAAGGTCAGATCCAGGAAGTTCTGAAGAGGAAGATCGAGCTCAACAAGATCCAGTCTGTTTCGCTGAG CTCTCTGCAGGATGATTTCTTCGTCGTTCATGAGGAAGAGTATGACAGTGTTCTTCAGAGCATCTTTAAAACGGAATTCCTCAGTTTACTCGTCAAACGTTTTCATGAGAAAACTGAGAAGAAGCTTCCGCTGAAATTCAACAACCT TCTGGAGTTCAAGGTGAAGAAGGGGGGCTGGGGTCCGTTCAGCTCTGCAGGATCCCGACAGATCCAGTTCCAGGCGGGCCAGGGGGACGAGGCGGACCTGAAGCTCAGCGGAAAGGTGCTGCAGGTTTCCATTGGACCAGGTCTGCCCAAGAACTCAC GACCGACGCGGAGGGACAACCGGAAGAGCCGCTACATGGGGAACCAGGCTCCGCCCAGCAGCCAGTACAATTCAG cGTCTCACTCCAGAGGGGGCAGAGCGCCCAGAGgccccacctcctccagaggccccacctcctccagaggCTCCCTGCTCAGGCAGCAGTCCAGCATGGAGCAACCCAGTCTGCCCCGCCTCCAGAGCCAGCGCCGCCCCAGCAGCCACGCCCCCAAACAAGGCAACATGGGCTTCATGGCGGTCCCTGAACAGGGCGCTGCAGG GCTGCAGCGACGCCGCTCCAAGGAGGTGAAGCCTCTTCCTGGAGCAGGTCGACCGAAACCTGCTCCCAAACCGAAGCCGCGGTCCCCTCAGTGCAGAGCGCTGTACGCCTACGACGCCCAGGACACCGACGAGCTCAGCTTCaacactgatgatgtcatcgaAATCCTCACTGAAG atcCGTCTGGTTGGTGGTTCGGCCGGTTGCGAGGCAGAGAGGGAATGTTTCCTGGAAACTACGTGGAGAAGATCTAG
- the pi4kb gene encoding phosphatidylinositol 4-kinase beta isoform X1, translated as MMDDTESELSSAPSEQNSPSLSVSSSLSLPSTPSSSCAPPQALTPPLGVISEGAGELTLVIDAEVAQQACREVLQKVKLQQVEGDVTDLPSGPDPPCPPAAPTAAVKQTKIREKEEDPEGPAPGSVKSARRRQRHNPSKQSWLLRLFESKLFDVSMAISYLHNSKEPGVQAYIGNRLFSFLHDEVDFFLPQLLNMYIHMDEDVGDAIKPYVVHRCRQSISFSLQCAWLLGAYSSDMHISTQRHSRGTKLRKLILSDELKPAGPRARREPLTLTPFCPLPSPVSGPGPLGGDHGLSPSKRTHQRSKSDATVSISLSSNLKRTASNPKVESSQDEDSSCSSDSLEFEAGPPVRLAPQREFIKSLMGIGKRLATLPTKEQKTSRLISELSLLNHKLPARVWLPTAAFDHHVVRVPHTQAVVLNSKDKAPYLIYVEVLECENFETSSVPIRIPENRIRSTRSVENLPDCGMTAEQRAGSFSVVPNYDNDDEAWSVDDIGELQVELPEVHTSSCDNISQFSVDSITSLESKEPVFIAAGDIRRRLSEQLAQAPTTFKRDPEDPSAVALKEPWEEKVRRIREGSPYGHLPHWRLLSVIVKCGDDLRQELLASQVLQQLKSIYEQERVPLWIKPYKILVLSSDSGMIEPVMNAVSLHQVKKQSQLSLLDYFLQEHGAPTTEAYLSAQRNFVQSCAGYSLVCYLLQVKDRHNGNILLDAEGHIIHIDFGFILSSSPKNLGFETSAFKLTAEFVDVMGGPDGDMFNYYRMLMLQGLIAARKHMDRVLQIVEIMQQGTQLPCFHGSSTMRGLKERFHMSLTEEQLQLLIDQLVDGSMRSLTTKLYDGFQYLTNGIM; from the exons ATGATGGACGACACAGAGTCTGAGCTTTCCTCCGCCCCCTCTGAGCAGAACAGcccctccctctccgtctcctcctccctctctctcccctccacgCCCTCGTCGTCGTGCGCCCCCCCCCAGGCCCTCACCCCTCCCCTGGGTGTGATCAGCGAGGGGGCGGGGGAGCTCACCCTGGTCATCGACGCCGAGGTGGCTCAGCAGGCGTGTCGGGAGGTGCTGCagaaggtgaagctgcagcaggtggagggCGATGTCACCGACCTGCCGAGCGGTCCGgaccccccctgcccccccgcaGCTCCGACGGCCGCCGTGAAACAGACGAAGATCCGCGAGAAAGAGGAGGACCCAGAAGGCCCCGCCCCCGGCTCGGTGAAAAGCGCCCGGCGGCGGCAGAGACACAATCCCTCCAAACAGTCGTGGCTGCTCCGCCTGTTTGAGTCCAAGCTGTTTGATGTTTCCATGGCGATATCTTACCTGCACAACTCGAAGGAGCCGGGGGTGCAGGCGTACATCGGGAACCGGCTCTTCAGCTTCCTCCACGACGAGGTGGACTTCTTCCTGCCGCAGCTGCTCAACATGTACATCCACATGGACGAAGACGTCGGGGATGCCATCAAGCCATACGTG GTTCATCGCTGCAGACAGAGCATCTCCTTCAGTCTTCAGTGTGCCTGGCTCCTTGGGGCTTACTCCTCCGACATGCACATCTCCACTCAGCGTCACTCCAGAGGAACCaaactgagaaaactcatcctGTCCGATGAACTGAAACCCGCCGGGCCTCGAGCTCGCAGGGAACCCCTGACTCTGACCCCGTTCTGTCCCCTCCCGTCTCCCGTCTCCGGCCCTGGACCTCTCGGAGGAGACCACGGCCTGTCGCCCTCCAAACGAACTCATCAGCGCTCCAAGTCCGACGCCACCGTCAGCATCAGCCTGAGCAGCAACCTGAAGAGGACGGCCAGTAACCCAAAGGTGGAGAGCAGCCAGGACGAG gacagcagctgcagctcagacagTCTGGAGTTTGAGGCCGGTCCC cccGTGCGCCTGGCTCCTCAGAGGGAGTTCATCAAGTCTCTGATGGGGATCGGGAAGCGTTTGGCGACGCTGCCGACCAAAGAGCAGAAGACTTCCCGTCTGATCTCCGAACTGTCGCTGCTCAACCACAAGCTGCCGGCTCGAGTGTGGCTGCCGACCGCCGCCTTCGACCACCACGTGGTGCGagtgccacacacacaggccgtgGTTCTGAACTCCAAAGACAAg GCCCCGTACCTGATCTATGTGGAGGTTCTGGAGTGTGAGAACTTTGAGACGTCCAGCGTTCCGATCCGGATCCCGGAGAACCGGATCAGGAGCACACGTTCTGTGGAGAATCTGCCGGACTGCGGCATGACGGCGGAGCAGAGAGCCGGCAGCTTCTCCGTGGTTCCAAACTACGACAACGACGACGAGGCCTGGTCTGTGGACGACATCGgggagctgcaggtggag CTTCCAGAGGTCCACACCAGCAGCTGTGACAACATCAGTCAGTTCTCTGTGGACAGCATCACCAGTCTGGAGAGTAAAGAGCCGGTGTTCATCGCCGCTGGAGACATCAG gCGGCGTCTCTCGGAGCAGCTGGCTCAGGCCCCCACCACCTTCAAACGGGACCCGGAGGACCCGTCGGCTGTGGCCCTGAAGGAGCCCTGGGAGGAGAAGGTCCG GAGGATCAGAGAGGGATCTCCATACGGACACCTCCCACACTGGAGGCTTTTGTCTGTTATTGTTAAATGTGGAGACGACCTGAGACAGGAGCTGCTGGCCTCCcaggtgctgcagcagctcaag TCGATCTACGAGCAGGAGCGTGTTCCGCTCTGGATCAAGCCCTATAAGATCCTGGTGTTGTCGTCGGACAGCGGGATGATCGAGCCGGTGATGAACGCCGTGTCGCTCCACCAGGTGAAGAAGCAGAGCCAGCTGTCTCTGCTCGACTACTTCCTGCAGGAGCACGGAGCTCCGACCACCGAGGCCTACCTGTCGGCTCAGAGGAACTTCGTGCAGAGCTGTGCTGGCTACAGCCTGGTGTGTTACCTGCTGCAGGTCAAAGACAG GCACAACGGAAACATCCTCCTGGACGCTGAAGGTCACATCATCCACATTGACTTCGGCTTCATCCTCTCCAGCTCACCCAAAAACCTTGGCTTCGAAACGTCCGCCTTCAAACTCACAGCTGAGTTTGTGGAT gtgatGGGGGGTCCAGACGGCGACATGTTCAACTACTACAGGATGCTGATGCTTCAGGGTCTGATCGCAGCCAGAAAACACATGGACCGGGTTCTGCAGATCGTGGAGATCATGCAGCAag GTACTCAGCTGCCCTGTTTCCACGGCTCCAGCACCATGCGAGGTCTGAAGGAACGTTTCCACATGAGTCTGacggaggagcagctgcagctgctgattgaTCAGCTGGTCGACGGATCGATGAGGTCACTAACCACCAAACTGTACGACGGCTTCCAGTACCTCACCAACGGCATCATGTGA
- the pi4kb gene encoding phosphatidylinositol 4-kinase beta isoform X2, which translates to MMDDTESELSSAPSEQNSPSLSVSSSLSLPSTPSSSCAPPQALTPPLGVISEGAGELTLVIDAEVAQQACREVLQKVKLQQVEGDVTDLPSGPDPPCPPAAPTAAVKQTKIREKEEDPEGPAPGSVKSARRRQRHNPSKQSWLLRLFESKLFDVSMAISYLHNSKEPGVQAYIGNRLFSFLHDEVDFFLPQLLNMYIHMDEDVGDAIKPYVVHRCRQSISFSLQCAWLLGAYSSDMHISTQRHSRGTKLRKLILSDELKPAGPRARREPLTLTPFCPLPSPVSGPGPLGGDHGLSPSKRTHQRSKSDATVSISLSSNLKRTASNPKVESSQDEPVRLAPQREFIKSLMGIGKRLATLPTKEQKTSRLISELSLLNHKLPARVWLPTAAFDHHVVRVPHTQAVVLNSKDKAPYLIYVEVLECENFETSSVPIRIPENRIRSTRSVENLPDCGMTAEQRAGSFSVVPNYDNDDEAWSVDDIGELQVELPEVHTSSCDNISQFSVDSITSLESKEPVFIAAGDIRRRLSEQLAQAPTTFKRDPEDPSAVALKEPWEEKVRRIREGSPYGHLPHWRLLSVIVKCGDDLRQELLASQVLQQLKSIYEQERVPLWIKPYKILVLSSDSGMIEPVMNAVSLHQVKKQSQLSLLDYFLQEHGAPTTEAYLSAQRNFVQSCAGYSLVCYLLQVKDRHNGNILLDAEGHIIHIDFGFILSSSPKNLGFETSAFKLTAEFVDVMGGPDGDMFNYYRMLMLQGLIAARKHMDRVLQIVEIMQQGTQLPCFHGSSTMRGLKERFHMSLTEEQLQLLIDQLVDGSMRSLTTKLYDGFQYLTNGIM; encoded by the exons ATGATGGACGACACAGAGTCTGAGCTTTCCTCCGCCCCCTCTGAGCAGAACAGcccctccctctccgtctcctcctccctctctctcccctccacgCCCTCGTCGTCGTGCGCCCCCCCCCAGGCCCTCACCCCTCCCCTGGGTGTGATCAGCGAGGGGGCGGGGGAGCTCACCCTGGTCATCGACGCCGAGGTGGCTCAGCAGGCGTGTCGGGAGGTGCTGCagaaggtgaagctgcagcaggtggagggCGATGTCACCGACCTGCCGAGCGGTCCGgaccccccctgcccccccgcaGCTCCGACGGCCGCCGTGAAACAGACGAAGATCCGCGAGAAAGAGGAGGACCCAGAAGGCCCCGCCCCCGGCTCGGTGAAAAGCGCCCGGCGGCGGCAGAGACACAATCCCTCCAAACAGTCGTGGCTGCTCCGCCTGTTTGAGTCCAAGCTGTTTGATGTTTCCATGGCGATATCTTACCTGCACAACTCGAAGGAGCCGGGGGTGCAGGCGTACATCGGGAACCGGCTCTTCAGCTTCCTCCACGACGAGGTGGACTTCTTCCTGCCGCAGCTGCTCAACATGTACATCCACATGGACGAAGACGTCGGGGATGCCATCAAGCCATACGTG GTTCATCGCTGCAGACAGAGCATCTCCTTCAGTCTTCAGTGTGCCTGGCTCCTTGGGGCTTACTCCTCCGACATGCACATCTCCACTCAGCGTCACTCCAGAGGAACCaaactgagaaaactcatcctGTCCGATGAACTGAAACCCGCCGGGCCTCGAGCTCGCAGGGAACCCCTGACTCTGACCCCGTTCTGTCCCCTCCCGTCTCCCGTCTCCGGCCCTGGACCTCTCGGAGGAGACCACGGCCTGTCGCCCTCCAAACGAACTCATCAGCGCTCCAAGTCCGACGCCACCGTCAGCATCAGCCTGAGCAGCAACCTGAAGAGGACGGCCAGTAACCCAAAGGTGGAGAGCAGCCAGGACGAG cccGTGCGCCTGGCTCCTCAGAGGGAGTTCATCAAGTCTCTGATGGGGATCGGGAAGCGTTTGGCGACGCTGCCGACCAAAGAGCAGAAGACTTCCCGTCTGATCTCCGAACTGTCGCTGCTCAACCACAAGCTGCCGGCTCGAGTGTGGCTGCCGACCGCCGCCTTCGACCACCACGTGGTGCGagtgccacacacacaggccgtgGTTCTGAACTCCAAAGACAAg GCCCCGTACCTGATCTATGTGGAGGTTCTGGAGTGTGAGAACTTTGAGACGTCCAGCGTTCCGATCCGGATCCCGGAGAACCGGATCAGGAGCACACGTTCTGTGGAGAATCTGCCGGACTGCGGCATGACGGCGGAGCAGAGAGCCGGCAGCTTCTCCGTGGTTCCAAACTACGACAACGACGACGAGGCCTGGTCTGTGGACGACATCGgggagctgcaggtggag CTTCCAGAGGTCCACACCAGCAGCTGTGACAACATCAGTCAGTTCTCTGTGGACAGCATCACCAGTCTGGAGAGTAAAGAGCCGGTGTTCATCGCCGCTGGAGACATCAG gCGGCGTCTCTCGGAGCAGCTGGCTCAGGCCCCCACCACCTTCAAACGGGACCCGGAGGACCCGTCGGCTGTGGCCCTGAAGGAGCCCTGGGAGGAGAAGGTCCG GAGGATCAGAGAGGGATCTCCATACGGACACCTCCCACACTGGAGGCTTTTGTCTGTTATTGTTAAATGTGGAGACGACCTGAGACAGGAGCTGCTGGCCTCCcaggtgctgcagcagctcaag TCGATCTACGAGCAGGAGCGTGTTCCGCTCTGGATCAAGCCCTATAAGATCCTGGTGTTGTCGTCGGACAGCGGGATGATCGAGCCGGTGATGAACGCCGTGTCGCTCCACCAGGTGAAGAAGCAGAGCCAGCTGTCTCTGCTCGACTACTTCCTGCAGGAGCACGGAGCTCCGACCACCGAGGCCTACCTGTCGGCTCAGAGGAACTTCGTGCAGAGCTGTGCTGGCTACAGCCTGGTGTGTTACCTGCTGCAGGTCAAAGACAG GCACAACGGAAACATCCTCCTGGACGCTGAAGGTCACATCATCCACATTGACTTCGGCTTCATCCTCTCCAGCTCACCCAAAAACCTTGGCTTCGAAACGTCCGCCTTCAAACTCACAGCTGAGTTTGTGGAT gtgatGGGGGGTCCAGACGGCGACATGTTCAACTACTACAGGATGCTGATGCTTCAGGGTCTGATCGCAGCCAGAAAACACATGGACCGGGTTCTGCAGATCGTGGAGATCATGCAGCAag GTACTCAGCTGCCCTGTTTCCACGGCTCCAGCACCATGCGAGGTCTGAAGGAACGTTTCCACATGAGTCTGacggaggagcagctgcagctgctgattgaTCAGCTGGTCGACGGATCGATGAGGTCACTAACCACCAAACTGTACGACGGCTTCCAGTACCTCACCAACGGCATCATGTGA
- the LOC133014150 gene encoding methanethiol oxidase-like encodes MSFKCCCVFSASCSGCGPGYRSPLEAMKGPREQIVYLPCIYRNTEVLKPDYLATVDVDPKSAAYGQVIHRLPMPNLRDELHHSGWNACSSCFGDASKSRNRLILPSLISSRIYVVDVGTDPRAPQLHKMVEPVDLFWKCNLANPHTSHCLGNGQIMVSCLGDPAGNGKGGFVLLDGETFEVVGNWEHPNEAAPFGYDFWYQPRHNVMISTEWGAPKALADGFNPAHVQEGHYGSSIHVWDWTTHRKLQTLNLGEEGAIPLEVRFLHDPDATEGYVGCALQSNVFRFYKTPEGQWAAENVINVPSKKVEGWKLPEMPGLITDILISLDDRFLYFSNWLHGDIRQYDITDRKNPRLVGQVFLGGSIVSDGPVRVLEDPEGQPQPPPRIIQGRRVSGGPQMLQLSLDGRRLYVTTSLFSSWDKQFYPDLIKDGSVMMQMDVNSVSGGLTLNENFLVDFGKEPGGPVLAHELRYPGGDCTSDIWV; translated from the exons AtgtcttttaaatgttgttgtgttttctcagcGAGCTGTTCAGGATGTGGACCAGGATACCGCAGCCCGCTGGAGGCCATGAAgg GTCCCCGGGAGCAGATTGTCTACCTTCCGTGTATCTACCGGAACACTGAGGTCCTCAAACCAGATTACCTGGCAACAGTGGACGTGGACCCGAAGTCTGCGGCCTACGGTCAG GTGATCCACCGGCTGCCGATGCCGAACCTTCGGGACGAGCTGCATCACTCCGGCTGGAacgcctgcagcagctgcttcggAGACGCCTCCAAGAGCCGGAACCGTCTGATTCTGCCGTCGCTCATCTCCTCCAGGATCTACGTGGTCGACGTCGGGACGGATCCCAGAGCGCCTCAGCTGCACAAG atggTCGAACCCGTGGATCTGTTCTGGAAATGCAACCTGGCGAATCCTCACACGTCTCATTGCCTGGGTAACGGTCAGATCATGGTCAGCTGCTTGGGAGATCCGGCCGGTAACGGCAAAG GTGGATTTGTTCTGCTGGATGGCGAGACGTTTGAGGTGGTCGGGAATTGGGAGCATCCGAATGAAGCAGCGCCCTTTGGGTACGACTTCTGGTACCAACCTCGACACAACGTCATGATCAGCACTGAATGGGGGGCCCCTAAAGCTTTGGCCGATGGTTTTAATCCGGCCCACGTCCAGGAAG GTCACTACGGCAGCTCCATCCACGTGTGGGACTGGACGACCCACAGAAAGCTGCAGACGCTCAATCTGGGTGAAGAGGGCGCTATTCCTCTCGAGGTCCGATTCCTCCACGACCCCGACGCCACCGAGGGCTACGTGGGCTGTGCTCTGCAATCAAACGTCTTCAGATTCTACAAAACTCCG GAAGGTCAATGGGCTGCAGAGAACGTGATCAACGTTCCCAGCAAGAAGGTGGAGGGATGGAAACTGCCAGAGATGCCtg GTCTGATCACAGACATCCTGATCTCATTGGACGACCGTTTCCTCTACTTCAGTAATTGGCTGCACGGTGACATCAGACAGTATGAcatcacagacaggaagaacCCCAGATTGGTCGGCCAG GTGTTTCTAGGAGGCAGCATTGTCAGTGACGGACCAGTCAGGGTCCTGGAGGACCCCGAAGGCCAGCCGCAGCCCCCCCCACGCATCATCCAG gggAGGCGTGTCTCTGGAGGTCCTCAGATGTTGCAGTTGAGTTTGGACGGTCGCAGACTTTACGTGACGACGTCTCTGTTCAGCAGCTGGGACAAACAGTTCTACCCCGACCTCATCAA agACGGCTCGGTGATGATGCAGATGGATGTGAACTCTGTCAGCGGAGGTTTGACCCTAAACGAGAACTTCCTGGTGGATTTTGGTAAAGAACCCGGCGGTCCGGTTCTGGCCCACGAGCTGAGGTATCCAGGAGGAGACTGCACGTCCGACATCTGGGTGTGA